In Cedecea neteri, a single genomic region encodes these proteins:
- a CDS encoding efflux RND transporter permease subunit, protein MFSTFFVRRPVFAWVIAILIMLAGVLAIRTLPVAQYPDVAPPAIKISATYTGASAETLENSVTQVIEQQLTGLDNLLYFSSTSSSDGSVSITVTFEQGTDPDTAQVQVQNKVQQAESRLPSEVQQSGVTVVKSQSSFLMIMGVYDEQDKANSSDIADWLVSNVQDPMARLTGVGSLQVFGAEYAMRIWMDPAKLASYALMPSDIQTAIEAQNIQVSAGKIGALPASDAQQLTATVRAQSRLQTVEQFQNIIVKSQANGATIRIADVARVEMGSEDYTSIAKLNGHPAAGIAVMLAPGANALDTTTRVKEKIAEFERSMPEGYRIAFPKDSTEFIKISIEDVVQTLIEAILLVVFVMYLFLQNVRATLIPALAVPVVLLGTFGVLALFGYSINTLTLFAMVLAIGLLVDDAIVVVENVERIMRDEGLPAREATEKSMGEIAGALIAIALVLSAVFLPMAFFGGSTGVIYRQFSVTIISAMVLSVVVALTLTPALCGSVLQHTTSHKRGFFAGFNRLYRTTERGYKRRVIDTLRHYATVMLAYVAICGAMGLVMWKLPGSFLPVEDQGQIMVQWTLPPGATAVRTAEINRTVTDWFLTKEKANTNVIFTVDGFSFSGNGQNTGMAFVSLKNWSEREGEENTAQAIALRAMKGLNTLRDASVFAMIPPSVDGLGRSNGFTFELLANGGTDRDTLFSLRNQLIAKANQDPGLQAVRANDLPQMPQLQVDIDSNKAVSLGLSLSEVSATLSSAWGGTYVNDFIDRGRVKKVYIQGESDSRAAPADLGKWFVRSENQSMTPFSAFATTRWQYGPENLVRYNGSVAFEIQGENAAGYSSGAAMEKMETLANSLPAGTSWAWSGLSLQEKLASGQALSLYAVSILVVFLCPAALYESWSVPLSVILVIPLGLLGAALAAWMRDLSNDIYFQVALLTTIGLSSKNAILIVEYAEAAVNKGYSLSHAALHAAQTRLRPIIMTSLAFVAGVTPLAVATGAGANSRIAIGTGIVGGTLTATLLAIFFVPLFFVLVKRLFAGQRRAKG, encoded by the coding sequence ATGTTCTCCACCTTCTTCGTTCGTCGCCCGGTTTTTGCCTGGGTCATTGCGATTCTTATTATGCTGGCCGGGGTGCTCGCGATTCGCACCCTGCCCGTCGCCCAGTATCCCGATGTGGCGCCTCCCGCCATAAAAATCTCAGCCACCTACACCGGCGCTTCGGCCGAAACGCTGGAAAATAGCGTGACTCAGGTCATTGAGCAGCAGTTGACCGGGCTGGATAACCTGCTCTATTTCAGCTCCACCAGCAGCTCAGACGGCTCCGTCAGCATTACCGTCACCTTTGAGCAAGGTACAGATCCCGATACTGCACAGGTTCAGGTACAAAACAAAGTTCAGCAGGCCGAGTCCCGCCTGCCGAGCGAAGTGCAGCAGTCCGGCGTGACTGTGGTGAAGTCCCAAAGCAGCTTTCTGATGATCATGGGCGTCTACGACGAGCAGGATAAAGCCAACAGTTCGGATATCGCCGACTGGCTGGTCAGCAACGTTCAGGATCCGATGGCCCGCCTGACCGGCGTCGGCAGCTTGCAGGTGTTCGGCGCAGAATATGCGATGCGTATCTGGATGGATCCGGCCAAACTGGCTTCTTACGCGCTGATGCCTTCGGATATTCAAACGGCGATAGAAGCGCAGAACATTCAGGTTTCCGCCGGTAAAATTGGCGCCCTTCCCGCCTCAGATGCTCAGCAGCTGACCGCGACGGTTCGCGCCCAGTCGCGACTACAAACCGTGGAGCAGTTCCAGAATATCATCGTGAAGAGCCAGGCTAACGGGGCAACTATTCGTATTGCCGATGTAGCCAGGGTTGAAATGGGCAGCGAGGATTACACCTCCATCGCCAAACTGAATGGTCATCCGGCAGCAGGGATTGCCGTGATGCTTGCACCGGGTGCTAACGCGCTGGACACCACCACGCGAGTGAAAGAGAAAATCGCCGAGTTCGAGCGCAGCATGCCGGAGGGCTACAGAATCGCCTTCCCCAAAGACAGCACCGAATTCATCAAAATCTCTATAGAGGATGTCGTCCAGACGCTGATTGAAGCCATTCTGCTGGTGGTCTTCGTGATGTATCTCTTCTTGCAGAACGTCCGCGCCACGCTGATTCCCGCGCTGGCGGTACCAGTCGTGCTGCTAGGGACTTTTGGCGTGCTGGCCCTGTTCGGCTATTCCATTAACACGCTGACGCTGTTTGCCATGGTACTGGCCATCGGTCTGCTGGTCGACGACGCCATTGTCGTGGTGGAAAACGTGGAACGTATCATGCGCGACGAAGGGCTTCCGGCGCGCGAGGCTACAGAAAAATCCATGGGGGAAATCGCCGGTGCCCTGATAGCCATCGCCTTAGTGTTGTCCGCGGTCTTTCTGCCGATGGCGTTTTTTGGCGGCTCAACGGGGGTCATTTACCGCCAGTTCTCAGTCACCATTATTTCCGCCATGGTCCTGTCGGTGGTGGTTGCCCTGACGCTAACGCCGGCGCTTTGTGGCAGCGTTCTGCAGCATACCACATCCCATAAACGCGGATTTTTCGCCGGGTTTAACCGCCTGTACCGCACCACCGAGCGTGGCTATAAGCGCCGCGTAATAGACACTCTGCGTCATTACGCCACCGTCATGCTGGCTTACGTTGCCATCTGCGGCGCGATGGGTCTGGTGATGTGGAAACTGCCGGGGAGCTTCCTGCCCGTCGAGGATCAGGGTCAGATCATGGTGCAGTGGACCTTGCCGCCGGGCGCGACGGCCGTACGCACGGCGGAAATCAACCGCACCGTCACCGACTGGTTCCTGACCAAAGAAAAGGCCAACACCAACGTGATTTTTACCGTCGATGGCTTTAGCTTCAGCGGCAACGGGCAAAACACCGGCATGGCTTTTGTGTCGCTAAAAAACTGGTCCGAGCGTGAAGGCGAAGAGAATACGGCCCAGGCTATCGCCCTGCGAGCCATGAAAGGACTCAACACGCTTAGGGATGCCTCGGTATTTGCGATGATCCCGCCGTCCGTCGACGGGCTCGGCAGAAGCAACGGTTTTACCTTTGAGCTGCTTGCCAATGGTGGAACCGACCGTGACACGCTATTTTCCCTGCGTAACCAGCTGATTGCCAAAGCGAATCAGGACCCGGGCCTGCAGGCCGTGCGCGCCAACGATCTGCCGCAGATGCCGCAGCTCCAGGTGGATATCGACAGTAATAAAGCCGTTTCGTTAGGGCTTTCGCTGAGCGAGGTTTCCGCCACGCTTTCCAGCGCCTGGGGCGGGACTTATGTGAATGACTTTATCGACCGGGGGCGCGTCAAAAAGGTCTACATCCAGGGAGAAAGCGACTCCCGGGCAGCCCCCGCCGACCTCGGAAAATGGTTTGTACGCAGCGAAAACCAAAGCATGACGCCTTTCTCCGCATTCGCCACCACCCGCTGGCAATATGGTCCGGAAAACCTGGTGCGCTACAACGGCTCGGTTGCCTTCGAAATTCAGGGAGAAAATGCCGCCGGATACAGTTCCGGTGCGGCAATGGAAAAAATGGAAACGCTGGCAAATAGCCTGCCAGCAGGCACCAGCTGGGCATGGAGCGGGCTTTCCCTGCAGGAAAAACTGGCCAGTGGCCAGGCGCTCAGCCTGTATGCGGTTTCTATTCTCGTCGTGTTCTTGTGCCCGGCCGCTCTCTATGAAAGCTGGTCCGTGCCGCTGTCGGTGATTCTGGTTATTCCTTTGGGGCTGCTTGGCGCCGCGCTTGCCGCGTGGATGCGCGACTTAAGTAACGATATTTACTTCCAGGTCGCGCTGCTGACCACCATTGGCTTGTCGTCTAAAAACGCCATTTTGATTGTGGAATACGCCGAGGCGGCCGTAAATAAAGGTTATTCGCTAAGTCATGCCGCCCTGCATGCGGCGCAAACGCGCCTGCGCCCCATCATCATGACGTCTCTGGCGTTTGTCGCCGGGGTCACGCCGCTGGCCGTTGCCACCGGGGCGGGCGCAAACAGTCGTATCGCCATCGGGACAGGGATTGTGGGCGGCACGCTGACCGCTACCCTGCTCGCAATTTTCTTTGTTCCTCTCTTCTTTGTCCTGGTGAAACGCCTGTTCGCCGGTCAACGTCGTGCGAAGGGGTAA
- a CDS encoding efflux RND transporter periplasmic adaptor subunit: MKYIQTSVVTLFLLSGCNNEDISAPALPFPEVGITTLASQPVSVISELTGRTAAAMSAEVRPQVTGIIQKRLFNEGDNVKAGQPLYQIDPASFQATYNEAAASLKQAQALVVADCQKALRYGQLVKENGVSRQDADDAQSTCNQDKASVDSKKATLESARINLNWTTVTSPIAGRIGISSVTPGALVSAEQESALATVRGLGTIYVDLTRSSVDLLRLRKQTLATNADTLSVSLLLEDGSTYAQKGRLALTEVAVDESTGSVTLRAVFANPQQQLLPGMFVRARVDEGIMNDAILAPQQGITRDAKGNATALIVNAENKVEQRMLETGATYGDKWLVLSGLNTGDRLIVEGTGKISAGQQVTPVEITQDGGKA; encoded by the coding sequence ATGAAATATATTCAAACATCTGTAGTCACATTATTTCTACTGAGCGGATGTAATAATGAAGATATATCGGCACCGGCACTTCCCTTCCCGGAAGTGGGGATCACGACATTAGCCAGCCAGCCTGTTTCTGTTATTAGCGAGCTTACCGGACGAACCGCGGCCGCAATGAGTGCAGAAGTTCGCCCTCAGGTCACCGGTATTATCCAGAAGCGGCTGTTTAATGAAGGGGATAACGTTAAAGCTGGCCAGCCGCTTTACCAGATTGATCCTGCCAGCTTCCAGGCCACTTACAACGAAGCCGCCGCGTCACTAAAACAGGCGCAGGCGCTGGTCGTTGCCGATTGCCAGAAAGCCCTCCGCTATGGGCAATTAGTGAAAGAAAACGGTGTCTCCCGGCAGGATGCCGACGATGCGCAGTCCACCTGCAATCAGGACAAAGCCAGCGTGGACTCGAAAAAAGCCACGCTGGAAAGTGCGCGCATCAACCTCAACTGGACAACCGTCACTTCACCTATCGCCGGGCGAATAGGGATATCTTCCGTTACGCCGGGGGCACTGGTTTCGGCTGAGCAGGAAAGTGCCCTGGCCACCGTTCGCGGGTTAGGCACGATTTATGTGGATCTCACCCGCTCCAGCGTAGATTTACTGCGCCTGCGCAAGCAAACACTAGCGACAAACGCCGATACGCTAAGCGTCTCTTTGCTCCTGGAGGATGGCAGCACCTATGCGCAAAAAGGACGCCTCGCGCTAACGGAGGTGGCCGTCGACGAATCAACCGGTTCTGTTACCCTGCGGGCCGTTTTCGCCAACCCTCAGCAACAGCTACTGCCCGGCATGTTTGTTCGCGCCCGGGTTGATGAAGGCATCATGAATGATGCCATTCTTGCCCCGCAGCAGGGCATTACCCGCGATGCGAAAGGCAATGCCACCGCGCTGATTGTTAATGCTGAAAACAAAGTTGAGCAGCGGATGCTAGAAACCGGCGCTACCTATGGCGATAAATGGCTGGTGCTCAGCGGCCTGAATACCGGCGACCGCCTGATCGTTGAAGGCACCGGGAAAATCAGCGCCGGGCAGCAGGTTACCCCCGTGGAAATAACCCAGGACGGAGGTAAAGCCTGA
- a CDS encoding TetR/AcrR family transcriptional regulator — MSSKLEARHKARQNDIIAAARRCFTSNGFHAASMSQIATEAQLSVGQIYRYFSNKDAIIEAIIHRIIDKRIADMSDKSPTDIIPNLLASRISLNEEDDTLMLEISAEATRNPQVAAWLAEADERIFKTACLHLKKDHPHLTEERVRCSVEVTAVMMEGTIYRRLTSQKVEPQAMEKVYREIINMLIGIN, encoded by the coding sequence ATGAGTAGCAAACTAGAAGCCCGGCACAAAGCCCGCCAAAACGACATTATTGCCGCGGCCAGACGCTGCTTTACCAGCAATGGTTTTCATGCCGCAAGCATGTCGCAAATTGCCACCGAGGCACAGCTAAGCGTCGGGCAAATTTATCGCTACTTCAGTAATAAAGATGCCATCATTGAAGCCATTATTCATCGCATCATAGATAAACGTATTGCCGACATGTCGGATAAAAGCCCGACGGATATTATTCCTAATCTTCTCGCCAGCCGAATTAGCCTCAACGAAGAAGATGACACGTTAATGCTGGAAATCTCAGCCGAAGCCACGCGTAACCCGCAGGTGGCCGCCTGGCTTGCCGAGGCTGATGAACGTATTTTCAAAACCGCTTGTTTACACCTTAAAAAAGATCACCCTCATTTAACCGAAGAGCGCGTGCGTTGCTCCGTCGAAGTCACGGCTGTGATGATGGAGGGCACAATTTATCGCCGCCTGACGTCACAGAAAGTAGAACCCCAGGCCATGGAAAAAGTGTATCGCGAAATCATTAATATGCTGATTGGCATTAACTAG
- the ghrA gene encoding glyoxylate/hydroxypyruvate reductase GhrA — protein sequence MDIIFHHPTFDTEYWLNRLQLALPGARVRQWKQGDQQPADYALVWHPPVEMLSGRKGLKGVFALGAGVDAILSKLQAHPDMLPDGVPLFRLEDTGMGLQMQEYAVSQVLHWFRRFDDYQRQKQQAQWQTLDDYRREDFTIGILGAGVLGGKVAESLVAWGFPVRCWSRSKKDFPGVESFAGSEALPAFLSGTRVLINLLPNTPQTVGIINRELLGQLAKDAYVINLARGVHLVEADLLAALDAGQLKGAMLDVFSKEPLPENNPLWAHPRVAITPHVAAVTRPDEAIAYIAKTITQLENGEAVSGEVSLQHGY from the coding sequence ATGGACATTATTTTTCATCACCCCACTTTTGACACCGAGTACTGGCTGAATCGCCTTCAGCTGGCTTTGCCTGGCGCTCGCGTTCGCCAGTGGAAGCAGGGTGACCAGCAACCTGCGGACTACGCCCTTGTCTGGCATCCTCCGGTGGAAATGCTTAGCGGCCGTAAAGGGCTGAAAGGCGTTTTTGCGCTGGGGGCGGGCGTGGACGCTATTCTCAGTAAACTTCAGGCTCATCCTGACATGCTGCCTGACGGCGTGCCGCTGTTTCGTCTGGAAGATACAGGCATGGGGCTGCAGATGCAGGAGTACGCGGTCAGCCAGGTGCTGCATTGGTTCCGCCGTTTTGACGATTACCAAAGACAAAAACAGCAGGCGCAATGGCAGACGCTGGACGATTATCGTCGTGAGGATTTCACCATCGGGATCCTCGGCGCGGGCGTGCTGGGTGGGAAAGTGGCTGAAAGTCTTGTGGCCTGGGGCTTCCCGGTTCGCTGCTGGAGCCGCAGTAAGAAAGATTTCCCTGGTGTGGAGAGTTTTGCCGGGAGTGAAGCGCTGCCAGCCTTCTTAAGCGGCACCCGCGTGTTGATCAACTTGCTGCCTAATACGCCGCAAACGGTCGGCATTATCAATCGTGAGCTGCTGGGCCAGCTGGCTAAAGACGCTTACGTGATAAATCTTGCGCGCGGTGTTCACCTGGTCGAGGCCGATCTGCTGGCTGCACTGGATGCCGGGCAGCTCAAGGGCGCAATGCTGGACGTCTTCTCTAAAGAGCCGCTGCCGGAAAATAACCCACTCTGGGCGCATCCTCGCGTGGCAATTACGCCGCATGTTGCAGCGGTGACTCGTCCTGACGAGGCGATCGCCTATATTGCAAAAACGATTACTCAACTGGAAAACGGCGAGGCCGTCTCCGGCGAAGTCTCACTACAGCACGGCTATTAA
- a CDS encoding phosphatase, with translation MYPVDLHMHTVASTHAYSTLHDYIAVAKAKGIKLFAITDHGPDMADAPHYWHFVNMRIWPRLVDGVGILRGIESNIKNTAGEIDCTGPMLDALDLIIAGFHEPVFPPKDKATHTEAMIATMANGDVHIISHPGNPKFEIDIPAVAAAAAKYNVALELNNSSFTHSRIGSGPNCRAIAEAVRDAGGWLALGSDSHTAFTLGDFTECRKILDEINFPEERILNVSPQRLLGFLEARGMAPIAEFATL, from the coding sequence ATGTATCCCGTTGACCTGCATATGCATACCGTTGCCAGCACCCACGCCTACAGTACCCTCCACGATTATATTGCCGTTGCGAAAGCCAAAGGTATCAAGTTGTTCGCCATTACCGACCACGGCCCGGATATGGCGGATGCGCCGCATTACTGGCACTTTGTGAATATGCGTATCTGGCCACGGCTGGTCGATGGCGTCGGCATTCTGCGCGGTATTGAGTCGAACATTAAAAACACTGCCGGGGAAATCGACTGCACCGGCCCGATGCTGGACGCACTGGATTTAATTATCGCTGGCTTCCATGAGCCGGTGTTTCCGCCCAAAGATAAAGCCACCCACACCGAAGCGATGATCGCGACGATGGCAAACGGCGATGTGCATATCATCAGCCATCCAGGGAATCCTAAGTTTGAAATTGATATCCCTGCTGTTGCGGCGGCGGCGGCGAAATATAACGTCGCACTAGAGCTGAATAACTCTTCGTTTACCCATTCGCGCATTGGCAGCGGCCCAAACTGCCGCGCCATTGCCGAAGCCGTGCGCGATGCCGGTGGCTGGCTGGCCTTAGGGTCTGACTCCCACACCGCCTTTACGCTGGGAGATTTCACCGAATGCCGTAAAATCCTCGATGAAATCAATTTCCCGGAAGAGCGGATCCTTAATGTTTCACCGCAGCGCCTGCTGGGCTTCCTTGAAGCTCGTGGGATGGCGCCAATTGCTGAATTTGCCACACTGTAA
- a CDS encoding TorD/DmsD family molecular chaperone: MNEFSIICRVLGSLFYRQPQDPLLVPLFTLIREGKLAASWPLEQDELLGRLQNSCDPQLLAADFNALFVGEKCSVPPFRSAWEEGSNEGEVRQFLKQRGMPLGESPADHFGTLLLAASWLEDQSQEDEFEAQVTLFDDYLMPWCGTFLGKVEAHATTPFYRTLAAISREALQAMRDELQESEEE, encoded by the coding sequence ATGAATGAGTTTTCAATTATTTGCCGCGTACTCGGATCGCTTTTTTATCGCCAGCCGCAGGATCCCCTGCTGGTGCCTCTGTTTACGCTGATCCGTGAAGGGAAGCTGGCGGCAAGCTGGCCACTGGAGCAGGATGAGCTGTTGGGCCGACTGCAAAACAGCTGCGATCCGCAGCTGCTGGCGGCCGACTTTAACGCGCTGTTTGTCGGCGAAAAATGTAGCGTACCGCCATTCCGTTCCGCCTGGGAAGAGGGGAGCAATGAAGGCGAAGTGCGCCAGTTCCTGAAGCAACGTGGCATGCCGCTGGGCGAGTCGCCGGCCGATCATTTCGGGACGCTATTGCTGGCGGCCTCATGGCTGGAAGATCAGTCTCAGGAAGATGAGTTTGAAGCGCAGGTGACGCTGTTTGATGACTATCTGATGCCGTGGTGCGGGACTTTCCTGGGCAAGGTTGAAGCCCATGCCACAACGCCATTCTACCGCACGCTGGCGGCGATCAGCCGTGAGGCGCTGCAGGCCATGCGCGATGAGCTGCAGGAATCAGAGGAAGAGTAA
- a CDS encoding DUF1097 domain-containing protein, whose protein sequence is MKTLIPLAITTGILSGLWGWVAVSLGLLGWAGFLGCTAYFACPQGGMKGLFISLCTLCSGVLWALVIIHGSALAPQAEILGYIMTGVVAFLMCIQARHILLSFVPGTFIGACATFANQGEWHNVVPSLLLGLVFGFAMKNSGLWLAARREKPKPKASSLLSE, encoded by the coding sequence ATGAAGACACTTATTCCATTAGCAATCACCACCGGTATTCTCTCAGGCCTTTGGGGCTGGGTGGCGGTGAGTCTCGGCCTGCTGGGCTGGGCCGGTTTCCTCGGCTGTACCGCCTATTTTGCCTGTCCGCAGGGCGGTATGAAGGGGCTTTTTATTTCTCTGTGTACTCTGTGCAGCGGCGTACTATGGGCGCTGGTGATTATTCACGGCAGCGCGCTGGCACCGCAGGCGGAAATCCTGGGCTATATCATGACCGGCGTAGTCGCCTTCCTGATGTGCATTCAGGCTCGCCATATTTTGCTCTCGTTTGTCCCCGGGACGTTTATCGGCGCCTGTGCAACTTTTGCCAATCAGGGCGAGTGGCACAACGTGGTGCCTTCGCTGCTTTTAGGTCTGGTGTTTGGCTTCGCGATGAAAAACAGTGGGTTGTGGCTCGCGGCCCGGCGGGAAAAGCCAAAACCGAAGGCCAGCTCATTGTTAAGTGAATAA
- the csgG gene encoding curli production assembly/transport protein CsgG produces MQRILLIMAVFLLSGCLTAPPKEAARPTLLPRAQSYLDLTHLPEAKGKLYVSVYNIQDETGQFKPYPASNFSTAVPQSATSMLVTALKDSRWFIPLERQGLQNLLNERKIIRAAQENGTVADNNRAPLHSLVAANVMIEGSIIGYESNVKSGGAGARYFGIGADTQYQLDQIAVNLRVVDVSTGEVMSSVNTSKTILSYEVQAGVFRFIDYQRLLEGEVGYTSNEPVMLCLMSAIETGVIYLVNDGIDRGLWDLQNPADINNPVLVKYKQLSTPPAS; encoded by the coding sequence ATGCAGCGCATACTTCTGATTATGGCGGTGTTTTTATTAAGTGGTTGTTTAACGGCCCCGCCAAAAGAGGCCGCCAGACCAACGTTATTACCGCGAGCACAAAGCTACCTCGACCTCACACATTTGCCCGAAGCAAAAGGGAAGCTTTATGTCTCGGTCTATAACATTCAGGACGAAACGGGCCAGTTCAAGCCCTATCCCGCCAGCAACTTTTCTACCGCCGTGCCGCAAAGTGCAACGTCTATGCTGGTCACCGCGCTGAAAGATTCTCGCTGGTTCATTCCACTTGAACGGCAGGGGCTGCAAAACCTGCTGAACGAACGCAAAATTATTCGCGCTGCACAGGAAAACGGCACCGTGGCCGATAATAACCGCGCCCCGCTGCACTCTCTGGTTGCGGCCAATGTGATGATCGAAGGGTCGATCATTGGCTACGAGAGCAACGTGAAGTCGGGTGGCGCGGGCGCTCGCTACTTTGGCATAGGCGCAGACACGCAGTACCAGCTTGATCAGATTGCCGTGAACCTACGAGTGGTAGACGTCAGCACCGGTGAAGTCATGTCGTCCGTCAACACCAGCAAAACGATCCTGTCATACGAGGTGCAGGCTGGCGTCTTCAGGTTTATTGATTATCAGCGCCTGCTGGAGGGTGAAGTGGGCTATACCAGCAACGAGCCGGTGATGCTGTGCCTGATGTCCGCCATTGAAACGGGGGTCATCTATCTGGTCAACGACGGGATCGACAGAGGGCTCTGGGATCTGCAGAACCCGGCCGATATTAACAATCCGGTGCTGGTGAAATACAAACAGCTCTCAACGCCGCCCGCCTCCTGA
- the csgF gene encoding curli production assembly/transport protein CsgF, translated as MRIYHAVLPVLLFTPLAWGGNMVFQFVNPNFGGNPNNGAYLLNSAQAQNSYKDPSYSSDLGIQMPSALDNFTQALQSQVLGGLLTNINTGKPGRMVTNDFIVDIANTDGQLQLNVTDRKTGKTSTIQVSGLQANSTNF; from the coding sequence ATGCGTATTTATCATGCCGTACTGCCCGTGCTGTTATTTACGCCGCTGGCCTGGGGCGGGAATATGGTTTTCCAGTTTGTTAACCCCAATTTTGGCGGCAACCCCAATAACGGCGCCTATCTGTTAAATTCGGCCCAGGCGCAAAACTCTTATAAAGATCCCAGCTACAGCAGCGATCTCGGCATTCAAATGCCCAGCGCGCTGGATAACTTCACCCAGGCGCTGCAGTCGCAGGTGCTGGGCGGGCTGCTGACCAATATTAATACCGGCAAACCAGGGCGCATGGTCACCAATGATTTTATCGTCGATATTGCCAATACTGACGGCCAGCTTCAGCTCAACGTCACCGACCGAAAAACCGGCAAAACGTCAACCATTCAGGTATCCGGCCTGCAGGCGAATTCTACGAATTTTTAG
- the csgE gene encoding curli production assembly/transport protein CsgE — protein MKRSTALTLAACCCLISSALAEEVEIPGLLTDHTVTSVGHSFYRAFSDKWESNYTGNLTINERPSARWGSWITITAGQNVVYQAFLFPTKRDFDKNVDVALVHTDEALKRRLIDKQLLSTSDLTHDEF, from the coding sequence ATGAAACGTTCAACTGCACTTACGCTGGCAGCCTGCTGCTGTCTGATAAGCAGTGCCCTGGCCGAAGAAGTCGAGATCCCTGGGCTGCTGACCGACCATACCGTCACCTCCGTTGGCCACAGCTTTTACCGCGCCTTCAGCGATAAATGGGAAAGCAATTATACCGGCAATTTAACCATCAACGAGCGGCCCAGCGCCCGATGGGGAAGCTGGATAACCATTACCGCCGGGCAGAACGTTGTTTATCAGGCATTTCTTTTCCCCACAAAACGCGACTTCGACAAAAACGTTGACGTTGCACTGGTCCATACCGATGAGGCGCTTAAACGCAGGCTGATCGATAAGCAATTATTGAGTACCAGCGATTTAACCCACGATGAATTCTAG
- the csgD gene encoding biofilm master transcriptional regulator CsgD — MYNEVHAPQGPTLLLMTKPSLQASALLQHLRASLEINGRIHNIQRPLDEFPGNVLILFDMAETDKKTILFWQEKLSRKNSQIKLLLLNTPEEYPFREIENWPHINGVFYLAVEEPKVIEGLRGVLAGECYFSQKLASYLINHSGNYRFNSSESSRLTQREKEILNKLRVGSSNVEIARSLFISENTVKTHLYNLFRKIAVKNRTQAVSWANDNLRR; from the coding sequence ATGTATAATGAAGTCCATGCCCCTCAGGGCCCTACGTTATTGTTAATGACAAAACCTTCTCTCCAGGCTTCAGCCTTATTACAGCACCTGCGTGCCTCGTTAGAAATAAATGGCCGTATTCATAATATTCAACGTCCACTGGATGAGTTTCCCGGTAATGTTCTGATTTTATTTGATATGGCGGAAACAGATAAAAAGACCATTCTGTTCTGGCAGGAAAAATTAAGTCGAAAAAACAGCCAGATAAAATTGTTGTTACTCAACACGCCGGAGGAATATCCCTTCCGGGAGATTGAAAACTGGCCGCACATCAATGGCGTCTTTTATCTTGCCGTAGAAGAGCCCAAAGTCATCGAAGGACTGCGCGGGGTACTGGCTGGGGAATGTTACTTCTCGCAGAAACTGGCCAGCTACCTGATCAACCACTCCGGCAACTACCGGTTTAACAGCTCCGAGTCATCCCGCCTGACGCAGCGCGAAAAGGAAATACTGAATAAGCTGCGCGTTGGCTCTTCCAATGTTGAAATCGCGCGTTCGCTGTTTATCAGTGAGAACACCGTCAAAACGCACCTGTATAACCTGTTCAGAAAGATAGCCGTCAAGAATCGAACTCAGGCGGTTTCCTGGGCAAACGATAATCTTCGGCGATAG
- the csgB gene encoding curli minor subunit CsgB, with protein sequence MKKYFISIMFVGLASHCFAASYDLATAEYNFAVNELSNPQFNQTVIIGQSGSNNNAAVVQRGQKQFSEVTQSGAGNRANIEQSGSYNLAYISQEGNANDASIKQDSFGNAALIIQRGSGNKANITQYGTQKSAVVVQNQSQMAIRIIQR encoded by the coding sequence ATGAAAAAATATTTTATTTCTATAATGTTCGTTGGCCTGGCGAGTCACTGTTTTGCCGCGAGTTACGATCTCGCCACTGCTGAGTACAATTTTGCTGTCAATGAATTGAGTAACCCTCAATTTAATCAAACGGTCATTATTGGCCAGTCTGGGAGCAATAATAATGCTGCAGTGGTTCAGCGGGGGCAGAAGCAATTTTCTGAGGTTACACAAAGCGGAGCAGGTAACCGGGCAAACATCGAACAATCAGGCAGTTATAACCTTGCTTATATCTCGCAAGAGGGTAACGCCAACGATGCGAGTATAAAGCAGGATTCATTTGGTAATGCGGCGCTTATTATCCAACGAGGTTCTGGTAATAAAGCAAACATTACCCAGTACGGTACCCAGAAGTCAGCAGTTGTTGTGCAAAACCAGTCGCAAATGGCGATTCGCATTATTCAGCGATAA